The following proteins come from a genomic window of Geomonas sp. RF6:
- a CDS encoding transporter, translated as MAGICTTGTFSKAEASVIPYSVIGVHEFDLPVKYDPFNVILSYNIYNDDRNAWGGPSGGQDSLLTINKFAHFFKVDALPNVGFLWELVLGGASVRLKNDDSVSGMIDPQVGIVSWIRPLPNWTTALEYWLYVPFGDNEISNHAIDNSVAFLTNYTLGGLTFDGDFGIKLRGDSHYNGVKQERGDLLFGNLSLAYKFIPNVEPFVKLDWVSAGKGKDLGSGATVASSDETAIGIGNHFSLTQKLAADVWYLRGVDGRNNTKTDAVYLKFAYIF; from the coding sequence ATGGCAGGAATTTGCACGACCGGCACCTTCAGCAAGGCTGAGGCGTCGGTCATTCCGTACAGTGTCATCGGCGTCCACGAGTTTGACCTGCCGGTGAAGTACGACCCCTTCAACGTCATCCTTTCCTACAACATCTATAATGATGACAGAAACGCATGGGGCGGCCCCTCCGGCGGCCAGGACTCGCTCCTGACCATCAACAAGTTCGCCCACTTCTTCAAGGTCGATGCGCTGCCGAACGTCGGTTTCCTGTGGGAACTGGTGCTGGGGGGAGCCTCGGTGAGATTGAAAAACGACGACAGCGTGAGCGGCATGATCGACCCGCAGGTCGGCATCGTCTCCTGGATCAGACCGCTCCCCAACTGGACGACCGCGCTGGAGTACTGGCTCTACGTGCCGTTTGGCGACAATGAAATCTCCAACCACGCCATCGACAACAGCGTGGCATTTCTCACCAACTACACCCTCGGGGGCCTCACCTTCGACGGCGATTTCGGGATCAAGCTTCGTGGCGACAGCCACTACAATGGGGTGAAGCAGGAGAGGGGGGACCTTCTTTTCGGCAATCTCTCCCTCGCCTACAAATTCATCCCCAATGTCGAGCCGTTTGTGAAGTTGGACTGGGTCTCCGCCGGAAAAGGAAAGGATCTCGGCAGCGGTGCCACCGTCGCCAGCTCGGATGAAACCGCCATTGGTATCGGAAATCATTTCAGCCTGACGCAGAAACTGGCGGCCGACGTCTGGTACCTGAGAGGTGTCGATGGCAGAAACAACACAAAGACCGATGCGGTGTACCTGAAGTTCGCCTACATCTTCTAG
- a CDS encoding glucose 1-dehydrogenase: protein MSKKLQDKVAIVTGSGRGIGRGIALRLAQDGATVVVADINADNVKKVAEEIKALGARTLAMVTDVTKEADVQKLVDTTVAEFGKLDIMVANAGIANIKMSIEMTADEWDKIFAVNCRGVFICDTVAARQMIKQGHKGTMGSGGRIINCASIAAHSGFSILAAYSASKFAVRGFTQALAKELGPHKITVNAYCPGIVGTDMWGLIDEKMGPYLGMGKGEVLKEYTKLITAGTVGVPEEVACFVSYLASSDADYMTGQSVMIDGGIVMN from the coding sequence ATGAGCAAGAAACTCCAGGACAAGGTGGCGATCGTTACAGGATCCGGGCGCGGCATCGGCAGAGGCATTGCCCTCAGATTGGCGCAGGACGGAGCGACCGTGGTGGTGGCCGACATCAATGCGGATAACGTGAAGAAGGTCGCTGAAGAGATCAAAGCTCTCGGCGCCAGGACGCTGGCGATGGTAACGGATGTCACCAAGGAAGCGGACGTCCAGAAACTGGTGGATACCACCGTGGCGGAGTTCGGCAAGCTGGATATCATGGTTGCCAACGCAGGGATCGCCAACATCAAGATGAGTATCGAGATGACGGCGGACGAGTGGGACAAGATCTTTGCGGTGAACTGCAGGGGCGTCTTCATCTGCGACACGGTCGCCGCCCGGCAGATGATCAAACAGGGGCACAAGGGGACCATGGGCTCCGGCGGCAGGATCATCAACTGCGCCAGCATCGCGGCTCACTCCGGTTTCAGCATCCTTGCCGCCTACAGCGCCTCCAAGTTTGCCGTGAGGGGCTTCACCCAGGCGCTCGCCAAGGAACTCGGCCCGCACAAGATCACCGTCAACGCCTACTGCCCCGGGATCGTGGGGACCGACATGTGGGGGCTCATCGACGAGAAGATGGGGCCGTACCTCGGCATGGGGAAAGGCGAAGTCCTCAAGGAGTACACGAAGCTCATCACTGCCGGGACCGTCGGTGTTCCGGAAGAGGTGGCCTGCTTCGTCTCCTACCTGGCCTCCAGCGACGCGGACTACATGACCGGACAGTCGGTAATGATCGACGGCGGGATCGTAATGAACTAG